The genomic interval TGTATTTAAGTACgtctaaatttttatgaatatcaTTACTGAGAGTTGTGCTGTGTAGTGTCAAGGTGTAGTATGTGGTGGTACCAAtaggaatttgaaaatccCGGTTGGAGTATGAGTTTTGGCTCACAGGATCAAGACCAGGGCGACTTTTTCCTATGCCACACTCGGGACATAACCTgggtatttaaaatttgatcccAATAATGGACCGTGTTTAACCAgaataaatcccaaaaatttCGATTATTGAAACTCAGGATGATCCAAATTTATATCATCAAGATATAAATTTCTAGATAAAACATCAAGACAGCGCTATGTTACATTAGTTATACATAACTTATTGACCCAAAATTAATGTCCCAAAAATGCCCCAAGAGTTTTACAGTGAACTCTATTATTGATTAAACAACTATTTTAAGTTAAactctatttttaatttaacaactaattttaagttaatgtAAGTTATTAATGATTTAACTTAGGAAGACCAAAATACCCAAATGATATACACATTAAATTATGACCTTTTCTATTACATAGTTCCATGTGATGAATGGTCTGGACGGTGAGTTAACTAATTATCCTTGTCCTGGAGAGGAGCAGGTTGTGGGCTTGGACCCTTGTTTCTAATTGGAATATGGGGATTGTACAAGTTCACAAAAAAGAGAAGGGAAATCAAGTCCAAGCAGACgttctttaaaagaaatggTGGTTTGTTATTGCAACAAGAACTGTCTTCAAACAAAAGCAGTGttgagaaaacaaaattgtttaCTTCAAAGGATTTAGAAAAGGCCACTGATAACTATAATGCCAATCGAATCTTGGGTCAAGGAGGACAAGGCACTGTGTATAAAGGAATGTTGGCAGATGGTAGAATTGTGGCCGTCAAAAAATCCAAATTAGTAGATGAGAATAATGTTGAGCAGTTCATCAATGAGGTGgtaattttatctcaaatcAACCACAGAAATATTGTTAAGTTATTGGGATGTTGTTTGGAGACAGAAGTTCCTCTTTTAGTCTATGAatttgttccaaatggaactcTCTATCAATACATACATAACCACATCGAGGAGTTTCCAATTACATGGGAATTGCTTTTACGCATTGCTGTAGAAGTTTCAGGTGCTCTTTTCTATTTGCATTCAGCTGCTTCTATTTCTATTTATCATCGAGACATCAAGTCTGCAAACATACTTTTGGACGATAAATATCGAGCCAAAGTTTCGGATTTTGGAACTTCAAGATCTATAACGGTTGATCAAACTCATTTGACCACAAAAGTACAAGGGACTTTTGGATATGTAGATCCAGAGTATTTTCAGTCAAGTCAATTTACTGAAAAGAGTGATGTATATAGTTTTGGTGTAGTTCTTGTTGAGATTTTAACTGGTCAAAAACCTATTCGTGCAATCAACATTGACGAAGATAGAAGTTTAGTGGGTTATTTTCTCCAAGCAATGAATGAAAACCGTTTGTTTGAAGTCCTTGATGCTCTAGTTCTTAAGGAAGCTGAGAGAGAAGAGATCATGACTGTTGCTACACTTGCAAAAAGATGCTTGAACTTGAACGGGAAGAACAGACCTACAATGAAAGAAGTGGCATTTGAATTGGGGGGGATTAGAGCGTCAATTGGGGCTTCCATTTTGCAGCAGAATTGTGGAGTGATTGATTGTGTGAACGGTGACATAAGTGAACATTATTTAGAAAGTAATTTAGTTTCTATGGGGACGTCAATTCTAAACAATAGTGCTGCTTTTTCCATCGATGCAGGACCTGCTTTTTCCATTGACGCAAGACCTTTACTTTGAAACAAGCAGTGATTGAATAGAGTTGTCTTGTAcgttttaatatattttcatttcataaataaaattgtgagACTTTTGCAATATATTCTACTATTTTCATTGGACAATGCAATTGGGGTGAACGCTAGTTAGGCCAGTCCCAGAGTAGTCAAttgggaaataaaaataaaggttTATTCCGATAGATCATCAAGTGTTGCCACAAACCTGgcaattaaaagattcaaagaTCGTAGAGAAGCAAGATTTTTATCCTAAGAAGAACATTGCAATTAGGGGGTGAAACTGAAGAAACAGAAGACCTCACAGTTTGACATATCAGAAGCAGAGCATACAAAAGAAAGAGGAGCTGGCGACACGGCATTCTGCATGTGAATCTATGATGCATAACTTCTGTCCAGTCCATTTATAAACACGATCGAATATGAGAATAaggaaaaatcttttaaatttaaatcttgaatttattattaattaaagatgaTGAGTACATTTGCAGCTATAGCGCTAATCTAATGGTCATGATTCAGTATACTTTACAAAGGATAATACGCGTTTGTCTTATATGGTTCCTTATGCTTATCCATTGAGCTATCCAGAGCTTTCTTGAATATGCTGAGTTACACGTTGAGTCATGAAGGTTTCATAGCCTTCAATGCAAGATAACTCGATgtataataagtaaaaattcATTCCTAAATCCtctgaaaattttagaaataattcACATTTTTCGTATAATTTCTTTGGTAGAACTTGAACGTGTGCCTGTAAAAGACACTTCGAcgtagagatggcaaaaccccgggccgggtccgggtattgccatgaccggaccctgcccggatgcaaccggtccgggtccgggtccgggccgggttttaatccgggtacccggattttatattttttaatattttatgtgtatatattttttattttttggtaattttataagttttaaatttatttcaataaaatttgacatgaaaatataaattttaagtgtttaaaactttatatatgtataataaataagttaaataaatataaaatatttaaaataatatatattttataattttttttaataaaatccgggttccgggtttatcaagtgatgcccaagaccgACCCGGCTTCATACCCGGACCGGGTAATACCCGGCTCGCAACGCCCGGgtacggtccgggtccggaccggacgggtatttttgccacctctacTTCGACGATAAAGTGAGTGTTTGAtggatgataatttttttaaatattatattgttttgatCTAGCTTGTTCTAAAAATTGTCCAAAAGAtcatttcttgatttttgGCTCTTATTTATAGATTGAGAGATGAAAGATTGGTAGGAAAAtgtatttcaaatttgaaatccTCACCATTCTTTTTCTTAGTTTGATTTGGACTGTTAGATTTGGTAACCGTTTTTGCCCGTACTTGAGAGTTCATAGTACTTGGTTTTATTAGTAATCAAGTGCCGTTACTTACGAACATTTTGTCAAAAGCAGCCATCCATCTAGATGGTCAACATTcaaagaagagaaattttGCAGCAAGTTGGAAAGGAAAAGGAGCACACGGGCTTGGCATTTAAAAGAAGTTGGCAACTActttgaaatatatacatatatatattaatttaatagccattttttggctataaaaggaAGAGCTTCctcattcattttcattcaattccATCGAGAgaaatctttctttctttgagtGTTGAGAGTTTTCAAGAGTTTAATAAACTCTTGAGTGTctagtgatttgagagtttgggtgtattggggttttgggtagtgagctaaaatactacaatacttgtaactccttttcactagtaaaatatttccttctgtcttcgcccgtggatgtaggctaaaagccgaaccacgtaatttctggtgttcTCTagtgtgcttgttctttattttatttccaatattattttagctgcggtcctgcttcacccaccaatttcctaacagtggtatcagagctattggttgtatttttggaGTCAGGAATTGTTCAcgtattcacgtatacggcgtacggcactattcacgtatacggtgtACGgaactattcacgtatacggcgtacgacactattcacgtatacggcgtacggcactattcacgtatacggcgtacggcactattcacgtatacggcgtacggcactattcacgtatacggcgtacggcactattcacgtatacggtgtacggcactattcatgtatacggtactattcacgtatacggtactattcacgtgaaacggtggaagcgatccaagaattttgcggtgcaaagcagggaatagtggtgtgagtaaagcAACTGTGTGGTTCtgtacatgtctaggaaagttctgtcacaaaggcgataagagcttaaggagtctgggttttaagtgggaccattgtgacccctccagtctttcctgggaactttcctggtgtgcattctcacacatactcacaactattcaaggtggtaTACTAGCTTGTGTGcagtatttatcaacaaaatggcggcaaagtatgaaattgagaagtttaacggaaataatttttcgttgtggaaaatgaagatgaaagctgtattgaggaaaaataattgtttggcagcaattggagaaaggcccatggagataactgatgacaagtggaacgagGTAGACGGTAAcgccatttctgatctacacttggcacttgcgAATGGAGTATTATCTagtgtggcagagaaaaatacggcgaaggaaatatgggatactctcacaaaattgtacgaggccaagtcactacacaacaaaatcttcttgaagagaaaactctatactcttcgaatggcagaatctacaatggtgaccgaccacatcaacaccttgaagactctattttcacaactcacaacgttgggtcataatatagaggaaaatgaacgtgcagagcttctacttcaaagtctaccagattcgtatgatcaactcatcatcaacctgacgAACAACAATCCAGTGGAGGGTCTAGTTTTCAacgatgttgcagcctccgtattaaatgaggagagcaggcgaaaaaacaaggaaaacagacaagcaagttcgcagcaagcGGAGGCGCTATCGGTGACGAGAGGAAGATCAACAGAACGTGGCCCCAGTGGGAGTCAAaatcatggtagatcaaaatccagaagtaagaagaatgttaaatgctacaactgtggcaagaaagggcacGTCAAAAAGGAGTGTTGGAGTAACCAGAAGAAAAGAGAGGGcaaagaacctgagtcatcaaatgctcaggggtgtgtagcaagtacctcggaTGATGGCGAAATTCTCTATAGTgaggcaacaactgtttcagaaggcagaaaacaactttctgatgtctggcttatagactcaggagctacctggcacatgacctctaggagagaatggttccacacatatgaacctatctcaggaggatctgtatatatgggtaacgatcatgccttggagatcgctggtattggtactatcaaaataaaaatgtttgatggtacaattcgcacaattggggaggtacgacatgtcaacgacctgaagaaaaatctattgtctttgggacaaatAGACAATCATGGGTGCCaaactcatgtggagaatggaattatgaagatcgttaaaggagcgcttgtattgatgaaggcagaaaagatcggtgctaatctattcatgcttaaaggagaaacactacaggaggctgatgcgtgtgtcgcatcaaatggagaagagtcaacgatgatgtggcatctcaaacttggccacatgtcagaacaaggcttgaagattctctctgagcgaaAATTACTTCCggggctcaaatcggtaagtttaccattttgcgagcattgtgttacaagtaagcagcatagattaaaattcagtagatctattgctagaagtaaatgcattctagacttgattcattctgatgtttgggaatcaccggatatatccatgggaggtgcaaagtacatggtgacttttattgatgattattccagaagatgttgggtgtatccaattaagaaaaagtcagatgtatttcctgtgtttaaagaatacaaagcgcgggtggaacttgaatctggtaaaaagatcaagtgcttgaggacagataatggtggagaatatacagacggcgagtttcttgctttctgtaagcaagaaggtattcagagacagttcacggtggcatacactcctcaacaaaatggagtggcagaacggatgaacagaactcttacagaaagaataagagctatgttgaggactgctggtctacccaattcattctgggcagaagcagccaaaactgcctgttatatagtaaatcggtCGCCATCTACAGCTATTGGGTTGAAGGCGgcgatggagatgtggactggaaagccagctgattattcctacctacatgcatttggatgtcctgtgtacgtgatgtacaatgcccaagaaagaacaaagctggatgcaaaatctagaagatgtatcttcttggggtatgctgatggagtaaaggggtatcgtctgtgggatcccactgcccacaagatcgtcatcagcagagatgttatttttgtagaagatcaactgcaaagaaaagatgaagatgatggcactgtaaaagaaaagtcagagactgTGCCGGTATATGTCGAAAATAAtccagaagattcagattcttctaAAGCAGCATCAGAGCACgaggaacaagaaccagttgagtccgaggctccagaagttcgtcggtcaactcatgagagacgaccgccaacgtggcactcggagtatgtcacagagatcaacgttgcatactgtcttctaacagaggatggagagccttcaactttccatgaagctttaaacagctcagatgttgctttgtggatgacagcaatgcaggaagaaattgaagctctacacaagaacaagacatgggaacttgtaccactaccacgTGGAAGAAAAaccattggaaacaaatgggtctacaagatcaaacgtgatggcaatgaccaagtggagcggtatcgtgCGAGACTGgtagtgaaaggatatgctcagaaagaaggtattgacttcaacgagatattttctccggtggttcgactcacaacagtcagaatagtcttggcaatgtgtgctacatttgacctacatctagagcagttagatgttaaaactgcatttcttcatggagaacttgaagaagaaatttatatgctccaaccagaaggttttgcagaaaaaggaaaggagaacttggtttgcaggttgaacaaatctctatatggtctcaaacaggcgccgaggtgttggtataagagatttgattccttcatcatgagccttggatacaacagactcagttcaTATCATTGTACATATTACAAGagatttgaagataatgatttcatcattttgctgttgtatgtggatgacatattggtagcaggtcccaacaaagatcgaatccaagaattgaaggcacagttggctagggagtttgaaatgaaggacttgggaccagcaaacaagattctagggatgcaaattcaccgagacagaaataacaggaagatttggctctcacagaagaattatttgaagaaaatcttgcggcgcttcaacatgcaagattgtaagtcaatttctaccccacttcctgttaatttcaaattttcctcaagtatgtgtcctagcaatgaagcagagaggaaggagatgtctcgagtaccgtatgcatcagcagtgggaagtttaatgttcgctatgatatgtacaagaccggacattgcacaagcagtgggagcagtcagtcgatacatggcgaatcctggtggagagcattggataactgtgaagaggattctgagatacatcagaggaacctcagatgttgcattatgttatggaggatcaTAGTTTACTGTCAGAGGttatgtggattcagattttacaggagatcttgataaaaggaaatccactactggttatgtgtttacacttgcgggagcagctgtaagctgggtttcgaaactgcagaccgttgtggctttatctacaacagaagcagaatgcatggcagctacacaagcttgcaaggaagctatttggatacaaaggttattggaggagctcgggcacagaaaagagaaaatttctgtattttgtgacagtcagagtgccttgcatattgcaaggaatccagcctttcattccaggacaaagcacataggagttcagtatcacttcgttcgagaagtagtggaagatggaagtgtggatttacagaaaatccatactaaggagaacctagcagatgttttgaccaagccgatAAATACGGATAAGTTTAtctggagtagatcctcttgtggcctagcagaaacgtaggcaacatgattatggcgaagcagaaaggatggtgtggagattgattgattctcCATCAAagctccaagtgggagaaatgTCAAAAGCAGCCATCCATCTAGATGGTCAACATTcaaagaagagaaattttGCAGCAAGTTGGAAAGGAAAAGGAGCACACGGGCTTGGCATTTAAAAGAAGTTGGCAACTActttgaaatatatacatatatatatattaatttaatagccattttttggctataaaaggaAGAGCTTCctcattcattttcattcaattccATCGAGAgaaatctttctttctttgagtGTTGAGAGTTTTCAAGAGTTTAATAAACTCTTGAGTGTctagtgatttgagagtttgggtgtattggggttttgggtagtgagctaaaatactacaatacttgtaactccttttcactagtaaaatatttccttctgtcttcgcccgtggatgtaggctaaaagccgaaccacgtaatttctggtgttcTCTagtgtgcttgttctttattttatttccaattttattttagctgcggtcatgcttcacccaccaatttcctaacacaTTTCTGAATtgattgaaatttgatttctcCAGACCTTTAAGATTGACCTTTAATATGAgactaaatataatttatattcgTTATCAATCTATATTGATTTGTCGTCTAGAATCAATCTATATTGATCTTTAATCctgatcaaaataaaatatattggttatttaatttaaccgATTTTTATGAGACACGTGTTGAGGTGTAAATAGCTCTATTTTTTGGCACTTCCAAATCATCACATGCTGCCCGGTCAATGCTTGCTGGAGGTGATATTGAGGTTCTAGCTGAGGCTTATCACAGAGATATTTTATCGAACACCTAATTCATCTCATCCAACACTTAACTTGTTCTAATATGACATGATATATAGATGATATAACACTCGCACATTAAAATTGTATACATATTCCCCTAACATGCATGGTACCGCACTTGATTTTGTCATCTGACATGTATGGGTCCAACAAACCTAGCAATTTATAGATTTCACTCGCATTGTTCAAGATTCAGTCGTTTCTCTAAAGACAAAATGATCTATctacacaaagaaaatttgacattaaacaattaacaaaagaaatacTTAAGATCACTCAAATTTCATGAAGAGTAAAGAGCCATATTTCATCTCCCTCATCATTGATGCTGTGGGAACATCATACcatagtaattattttaatttaaaattgacataatttccttttacaaaaaatatatatattttttaaagctacgaaaattttgtttcattcgaatgaactatttttattttattcaaaaataaaataataatttaatttttttgttataattatataatggGTTGAACCCACTAAACTACTCATTaacttcatttattaaataaattcatcttcaacatttaaaatttaaaattttaattgattaccCCACCCAAATACTCAATATATCCTTAATAAACccaatttatataataaaaatatttttatgtattaaacccattatattttttaaaaggaagTCGAATGTCATTGTGATTAATACCGGATCAGCTGATGTTTGTTCTGACGACATTGGCTATGGAAATCGTTGTCATAAATTTATGGTTACAAATTGTATTGTAACTGACCGAAAACGAAATTGCAGAGAATATAATTGaatattcataattattgAACGAATGATACAGCTCAAGCCTCCTcagtttttccttttcttcatCTTGAAAGAACAGTTGTTGAACTACAACACTGTACTAGTTTACTTTCAGAAACAAAATGTAGAACAAGTCCGTACGACAAGCCCACATAATGGCTGTCAACAACATCTCGTCCCTGATCGTGGCCCACCACCAAGTGCCCATAAAGATTAAACCATCAGCTTTGTTACCCACTTGTccagttaataaaaatatttctaatttattagaatttaataaaaatatgttgaATGCAAAGATagatttaaagagtaaaagttctttttttttaaactatatttTAGTatctataattataatttaaattagaagtattttcaatcattaaaaatcattttcaaaaataaatttaataggtAATTTGGTGGCTTCAAAACAACCCctatattaatcaaattttattcacaACTTGAGTCCATTCATCCCCGAAGTATAAACACAACGATCATGGCaatgaatgaaaaatcttttgttatatttaattttcttttgatattaATCACGAGGTATTCTGGagagggccccaactgtgggagacaCCTTTAAGCTCGTACCACAATccagactagaagtccccgctcgaacTAGAAGTCTCCGCTCGAATCGGGAGACACatgttctcccaacaaaggcgacttccctgcgactcgaactggggagcaaacccaatcaa from Citrus sinensis cultivar Valencia sweet orange chromosome 9, DVS_A1.0, whole genome shotgun sequence carries:
- the LOC127900045 gene encoding wall-associated receptor kinase-like 22 — translated: MSCHCCTSRASTASAAHAQAKPGCLNRCGDVEIPYPFGTEPGCFLNEEFRITCNDTHFNPPKPFLWDSNIDVVNISIDGHLNVMQYTAKDCYDAKGYSIDSNLPSITLSKFTVSKTGNKFIVIGCDSYAYVSGFLGEDRYKSGCMCTCDSFDSVTNGSCVGTGCCQIEIPRGLKELEVEAVSFNNHTNVSSFNPCTYAFVVDQSQFHFTSNYLALGGIPDYFPMVLDWEITTNETCEEAKICGLNASWDTPKDNTSTSSGYRCKCNKGYEGNPYLSDGCQGAGCGLGPLFLIGIWGLYKFTKKRREIKSKQTFFKRNGGLLLQQELSSNKSSVEKTKLFTSKDLEKATDNYNANRILGQGGQGTVYKGMLADGRIVAVKKSKLVDENNVEQFINEVVILSQINHRNIVKLLGCCLETEVPLLVYEFVPNGTLYQYIHNHIEEFPITWELLLRIAVEVSGALFYLHSAASISIYHRDIKSANILLDDKYRAKVSDFGTSRSITVDQTHLTTKVQGTFGYVDPEYFQSSQFTEKSDVYSFGVVLVEILTGQKPIRAINIDEDRSLVGYFLQAMNENRLFEVLDALVLKEAEREEIMTVATLAKRCLNLNGKNRPTMKEVAFELGGIRASIGASILQQNCGVIDCVNGDISEHYLESNLVSMGTSILNNSAAFSIDAGPAFSIDARPLL